The proteins below come from a single Nostoc sp. MS1 genomic window:
- the rpsU gene encoding 30S ribosomal protein S21, whose amino-acid sequence MTQITVGENEHLESALRRFKREVSKAGIFQDMRKHRHFETPIEKSKRKKQALQKQGKRRFRT is encoded by the coding sequence ATGACCCAAATTACAGTGGGTGAAAATGAACACCTTGAGTCAGCGTTACGCCGATTTAAACGAGAAGTTTCCAAAGCCGGAATTTTTCAAGACATGAGGAAGCACCGTCACTTTGAAACACCCATTGAAAAATCCAAGCGCAAAAAACAAGCCTTACAAAAGCAGGGTAAAAGACGTTTCCGCACTTGA